TAAATAATCAGTTTATTTGACATATCATTGTTTCTTTCTGCAACCCTAATTTTATTTTGTTCCGGAAGCCATGTTGCAGTTCTGCCAGTCCATGATGCAAAGTCAGTTAAAGCAACATACATTTGTGGTAACATATTTTTCTTCCACTGTGCCGTCTGCGCCCAAGCGCGCGTTTTTGTTATAAAAAATCTCATTGGTTATTTATTAAAATTTCACCAAAGCTCATATAAAAAAAGATTAACCCAATATAAACTTCCCATCTGCCTATTTTTATCTTTTAACGCACACCATTACTATACATTGATAAAAATCCATCTGAACAATTCATGACTAAAATGCTTGTTCCGCCAAGATGCGAAGTAGTGAAATCATTATAGAAAATTAAAGAATTAGATTCAGAATCATATGAAACAATCAGTGGTATTTCTGCATAATTGGATTCATATTGAAAAAATAACTGTATTTCTTCTGCTATTTCTTTTATTGTTGTCGAAGTTATTCTTTTATTATATGTATATTTATACTGCACATGTTTATTTTCAACATAATCGTTAAGTGAATAGTCTTTAGCATCTGTACCGTAAAAAATATATTTTCTACCATTATCCAATGTTCCTTCGTGGCCTTCGGATATGTTATCGGTAAAAATTAGATTTTTTTTTGAATACATAGAAACCACTTCACTTTCCTCATGCCAATCAACAGAATAACCAATGGTGCCGCAAAATTCACGAACAGGCAAATACGTTGAATCATCTATTGTAACAACAGGCAATTGAAATTTTTTCTCTTCTCCATTAACTATAACTCTAAAATTAACCTCATTTGCTATATATTGCTTTTTAGATAGCGCATAGCTAACTGTTATGATAGTTGCTATGTTTATAAATACCAATAACAATGAAATAACTATTTTT
This sequence is a window from Congzhengia minquanensis. Protein-coding genes within it:
- a CDS encoding stalk domain-containing protein, which codes for MIKKIVISLLLVFINIATIITVSYALSKKQYIANEVNFRVIVNGEEKKFQLPVVTIDDSTYLPVREFCGTIGYSVDWHEESEVVSMYSKKNLIFTDNISEGHEGTLDNGRKYIFYGTDAKDYSLNDYVENKHVQYKYTYNKRITSTTIKEIAEEIQLFFQYESNYAEIPLIVSYDSESNSLIFYNDFTTSHLGGTSILVMNCSDGFLSMYSNGVR